The Thermoflexus sp. genome contains a region encoding:
- a CDS encoding sigma-70 family RNA polymerase sigma factor encodes MSARRSPAGSLEDERRLVERARRDPEAFGELYLRYVRSIYNYIFYRTGDPEEAEDLTSRVFLQALQHLPRFRERGLPFAAWLFRIAHNLVANWHRDRQRHPVFPLSENGHERSAERVEAALERQEEREQLLKAIRRLPPDRQQLLILKFVEGLSNAEIARIMGRTEGAIRVLYHRTLEALRKELTRER; translated from the coding sequence ATGAGCGCTCGACGTTCTCCGGCAGGATCCCTGGAAGACGAGCGAAGGCTGGTGGAGCGGGCCCGGCGGGATCCCGAGGCCTTCGGAGAGCTGTATCTTCGCTACGTCCGCTCGATTTACAACTACATCTTTTATCGGACCGGCGATCCCGAGGAAGCGGAGGATCTGACCAGCCGGGTCTTCCTGCAGGCGCTGCAGCATCTGCCCCGGTTCCGGGAAAGAGGCCTCCCCTTCGCGGCATGGTTGTTTCGCATCGCCCATAACCTGGTGGCCAACTGGCATCGGGATCGCCAGCGCCATCCCGTTTTCCCCCTCTCGGAGAACGGACACGAGCGGAGCGCCGAACGGGTGGAAGCCGCCCTGGAACGCCAGGAGGAACGGGAACAGCTGCTGAAGGCCATCCGACGCCTGCCGCCGGACCGGCAGCAGTTGCTGATCCTGAAGTTCGTGGAGGGGCTTTCCAACGCGGAAATCGCCCGGATCATGGGGCGAACCGAAGGGGCGATCCGGGTGCTGTATCATCGCACGCTGGAAGCGCTCCGAAAGGAGCTGACCCGGGAACGTTAG